Proteins encoded together in one Chitinophaga sp. LS1 window:
- a CDS encoding class I SAM-dependent methyltransferase, whose protein sequence is MAYEGLHFVSNEKLPHLGGNIAEGDPHTFAPNVWQYLIERFALTSVLDLGSGIGYSSHYFHKKGLKVIAVDGLYENIQHAIYPTIQMDLTKQSIHCQVDLVHCQEVVEHIEEKYIENLLQSLANGRIIVMTNALPGQSGHHHVNEQETEYWIEALKQYNCHLLHEDTHRIRRIAETEGAEFLAKTGTVFANNSRL, encoded by the coding sequence ATGGCATACGAAGGACTTCATTTTGTATCAAATGAAAAATTACCACATTTGGGTGGTAATATTGCGGAAGGAGACCCACACACTTTTGCCCCTAACGTTTGGCAGTATTTAATAGAGCGATTTGCACTCACATCTGTATTGGATCTGGGTAGTGGAATTGGTTATTCATCTCATTATTTTCATAAAAAGGGACTGAAAGTTATTGCTGTTGATGGTTTATATGAAAACATACAGCATGCGATATATCCAACTATTCAAATGGATCTAACAAAACAATCTATTCATTGCCAGGTAGATCTGGTACATTGCCAGGAAGTAGTAGAGCACATTGAAGAAAAATATATAGAAAATTTATTACAGTCACTGGCAAATGGGAGGATTATTGTTATGACTAATGCATTGCCCGGGCAGAGCGGTCATCATCATGTTAATGAACAGGAAACGGAATATTGGATAGAAGCTTTAAAACAATATAATTGTCACTTGCTACATGAAGACACTCATAGAATCAGAAGAATTGCAGAAACCGAAGGCGCTGAATTCTTAGCCAAAACAGGAACTGTATTTGCAAACAATTCAAGATTATAG
- a CDS encoding beta-1,6-N-acetylglucosaminyltransferase has translation MEINYLILAHSNLQQVDLMINTLMMPNTYFHIHIDKKVSLKEIQSHSFYTNKNVILLKRRKSLNWGGFSLVEATLNLMESGIKKSRSGGYFVLLSGKDFPIQSNHKIHSFLADNYGSEFIKCDPLPFKNWNNGGLERIQYYWLGDILPTEISRNFYQFQIEKNLPRPFFEDFHPFGGSQWWCLTSDCILYILKFIRFNPILLDFFKFSFIPDELFFQTVIMNSPFCEKVVNDNLKYIIFNKHQSHPKIFRAEDFESLIESNKLWARKFDITEDVTIVNRLMEVIKE, from the coding sequence ATGGAAATAAATTACCTTATACTGGCCCATTCCAATCTTCAGCAGGTTGATCTTATGATTAATACTCTGATGATGCCCAATACTTATTTTCATATTCATATTGATAAAAAGGTATCGCTAAAAGAGATACAATCTCACAGTTTTTATACAAATAAAAATGTAATCCTTCTAAAAAGAAGGAAGTCTTTAAACTGGGGGGGATTTAGCCTCGTTGAGGCAACACTTAATTTAATGGAATCAGGTATAAAAAAGAGCAGGAGCGGAGGATATTTTGTTTTATTGAGTGGTAAAGATTTTCCGATTCAATCTAATCATAAAATTCATTCATTCCTTGCAGACAACTACGGATCGGAATTTATTAAATGTGATCCACTTCCATTTAAAAACTGGAATAATGGTGGTTTGGAGAGAATTCAATACTACTGGCTAGGAGATATTCTTCCTACAGAAATAAGTAGAAATTTCTATCAATTTCAAATTGAAAAGAATCTACCACGCCCCTTTTTCGAAGATTTCCATCCTTTCGGAGGATCCCAATGGTGGTGTTTAACATCAGACTGTATATTATATATATTAAAATTCATTCGTTTCAACCCAATTCTACTAGATTTTTTTAAGTTTTCTTTTATACCGGATGAGCTTTTTTTTCAAACAGTTATAATGAACTCTCCTTTTTGTGAAAAGGTAGTTAATGATAATTTGAAATACATTATTTTCAATAAACATCAAAGTCATCCTAAAATATTCAGGGCGGAAGATTTTGAAAGTTTGATTGAATCAAATAAATTGTGGGCAAGAAAGTTTGACATTACAGAGGACGTTACTATTGTTAACCGGCTAATGGAAGTTATTAAAGAATAA
- a CDS encoding TlpA disulfide reductase family protein, with product MKYILCILITLVSPVLILGQKKFNITFVLPDSAHVKKMNFYYYDCIQRSYIPVSATYTNNTATISHSYNTVYAKIFIDYNLGKRRPFMSIVTTEKPASIKLMSPINEGDPFNNATIINAHDCKQEISAMTAYIKEPQERYNQMYDSITPGWVPHDSLAFERLEEAKIAIENKRLEYIRKHSYSYYSFSLFEKFSISTLSPDLLLQQFATIFPARFKNSEEGASVKNYLLNRAILEDKKKALSFTATDIDSNKIILNEIYKKKQVLLVFWGTWCKPCIDEIPLLRAIRKKYPIDQLEIIAIATQSPPEKVRQLIKEQQLDWTHIVNNNSINLLYQVISYPEIYLIDTNGNVKYKKSSYPDINLENLNKTIDIGFRSIKK from the coding sequence ATGAAATATATCCTTTGCATACTGATCACACTTGTTAGCCCAGTTTTAATATTGGGTCAGAAAAAGTTCAATATAACCTTTGTACTTCCGGATAGTGCACATGTCAAAAAGATGAATTTTTATTATTATGATTGCATACAAAGGTCATATATTCCTGTTTCTGCTACTTATACTAATAACACGGCAACTATTTCTCATAGCTATAATACTGTATATGCGAAGATTTTCATAGATTATAATTTGGGTAAAAGAAGGCCATTTATGTCAATAGTTACTACTGAGAAACCGGCTTCAATAAAGCTAATGTCACCTATTAATGAAGGTGATCCGTTTAACAATGCTACAATAATAAACGCACATGATTGTAAACAGGAGATTTCAGCTATGACAGCCTATATCAAGGAACCTCAAGAACGATATAATCAAATGTATGATTCCATTACACCTGGATGGGTTCCACATGATAGCCTTGCTTTTGAAAGGCTTGAAGAAGCCAAAATAGCAATTGAAAACAAACGATTGGAATACATAAGGAAACACTCATATTCTTATTATTCTTTTTCACTGTTTGAAAAGTTTTCTATTAGTACCTTATCTCCGGATCTTCTTTTACAACAATTTGCAACAATTTTTCCAGCCAGATTTAAGAATAGTGAAGAGGGGGCCAGTGTTAAGAACTATTTATTAAACAGAGCTATCTTGGAAGATAAGAAAAAAGCCTTATCATTTACAGCCACAGACATTGATAGTAACAAGATCATATTGAATGAAATTTATAAAAAAAAGCAGGTATTGCTTGTATTTTGGGGCACCTGGTGTAAACCGTGTATCGATGAGATTCCTTTATTGAGAGCAATAAGAAAAAAGTATCCGATAGATCAATTAGAAATAATTGCCATTGCCACTCAATCGCCGCCTGAGAAAGTCCGGCAATTAATTAAAGAGCAACAATTGGACTGGACTCATATTGTTAACAATAATAGTATCAATTTACTTTATCAGGTCATTAGTTATCCCGAAATTTACCTAATTGATACTAATGGGAATGTTAAATATAAAAAAAGCAGTTATCCAGATATTAATTTAGAGAATTTAAACAAAACAATAGACATTGGCTTTCGGTCCATAAAAAAATGA
- a CDS encoding DinB family protein, giving the protein MNKAYLLDLASYNIWANYKAIEWLQQITDAQWEQVVTSSFNSVRQTALHIASAEKIGIDFWTKDPAPVFISGTFTGTKHDLIDIWEKASTGMKERIGTRHMTRNTIFVVIDFNLNFR; this is encoded by the coding sequence ATGAATAAAGCATATCTCCTCGACTTAGCCAGTTATAATATCTGGGCTAATTATAAAGCGATCGAATGGTTGCAACAGATCACCGATGCACAATGGGAACAGGTGGTGACCAGTAGTTTTAACAGTGTACGACAAACAGCCTTACACATAGCCAGTGCGGAGAAGATCGGGATTGATTTCTGGACAAAAGATCCTGCACCCGTGTTCATATCGGGTACATTTACAGGTACAAAACATGATTTGATCGACATTTGGGAAAAGGCGTCGACTGGTATGAAAGAAAGAATAGGGACTCGTCATATGACAAGAAATACTATTTTCGTAGTAATAGACTTCAACCTAAATTTCAGATAG
- a CDS encoding helix-turn-helix transcriptional regulator has translation MSLSSFKRKFARIYGNSPNKWLLEKRMERAAKMLRHEHRKASEIYYELGYENLSSFIQSFKQIYGITPKQYQLNA, from the coding sequence ATGAGTCTTTCTTCATTCAAGCGTAAATTTGCACGTATCTATGGCAATAGTCCGAATAAATGGCTGTTGGAAAAGAGAATGGAAAGAGCGGCAAAGATGCTACGACATGAGCACCGAAAAGCCAGTGAGATTTATTATGAACTGGGTTATGAAAACCTTTCGAGTTTTATCCAGTCTTTTAAACAGATATATGGTATTACGCCCAAGCAATACCAATTGAACGCTTAG
- a CDS encoding VOC family protein, translated as MILSSIRIITADIQGLVKFYEEATGLPFNWFTEDFAELKTAGAALAIGSTRTLALFGGNVAEPAQNKSVIIEFKVDDVDAAYERIPAETVVQQPTTMPWGNRSLLFRDPDGNLVNFFTPVSEDAKKRFA; from the coding sequence ATGATTCTTTCCTCGATTCGTATCATTACTGCTGATATTCAGGGCCTTGTTAAATTTTATGAAGAAGCTACAGGGCTTCCATTTAACTGGTTTACGGAAGACTTTGCCGAACTGAAAACTGCCGGTGCGGCATTGGCGATAGGGAGTACCCGCACGCTTGCACTTTTTGGTGGCAATGTGGCGGAGCCGGCGCAAAACAAATCAGTGATCATTGAATTTAAGGTAGATGATGTAGATGCTGCTTATGAGCGTATACCTGCGGAAACGGTTGTACAACAACCTACGACTATGCCCTGGGGTAATCGTTCTTTGTTATTCAGAGATCCGGATGGGAACCTTGTTAACTTCTTTACGCCTGTAAGCGAGGATGCGAAGAAGCGATTTGCTTAA
- a CDS encoding metallophosphoesterase: MARFPLMLLLFLVGDLYFYQAVSTLSQDPMLHFAYWLVDIFLIGAIISIIFMRRAGHTSERLIAVVIGAMVLSFIPKLFSSPVLLAEDIVRLFRGFPDRSVIVSEVALALAGVIFLLILFGLTKGKHFYKVRRETIFFPDLPEAFDGFTITQLSDIHSGSFSDAGGVQKGLDLVDAQNSDLLLFTGDLVNNMASEMDPWIGGFTKLKAPYGKFSVLGNHDYGDYMRWESKEAQAANLDRLKAVHGEMGFNLLLNEAVTINKQGQSISLIGVENWGKGGFHKYGDLKRATVNVPDHSFKVLMSHDPSHWDEVTVDHHQHVHLTLAGHTHGMQFGIELFGFKWSPIKYVYKQWAGLYEQQGKYLYVNRGFGFLGLKGRIGMWPEIAVLTLKKG, from the coding sequence ATGGCAAGATTTCCATTAATGCTATTGCTCTTCCTGGTGGGCGACCTTTATTTTTACCAGGCAGTATCGACACTCAGTCAGGATCCTATGCTTCATTTTGCCTACTGGCTGGTCGATATTTTTCTGATCGGTGCGATCATTTCTATCATCTTCATGCGCAGAGCCGGCCATACTTCAGAACGCCTGATCGCTGTTGTGATCGGTGCCATGGTGCTCAGCTTTATCCCTAAGCTATTTTCCTCCCCGGTATTATTAGCCGAAGATATTGTTCGTTTATTCCGTGGCTTTCCAGACAGAAGTGTCATTGTGAGTGAGGTCGCGCTGGCACTGGCAGGGGTGATCTTCCTCCTGATCCTCTTTGGATTGACAAAGGGTAAGCATTTCTATAAAGTTAGAAGAGAGACGATCTTCTTCCCGGACCTGCCGGAAGCATTTGACGGTTTTACGATTACACAATTATCCGATATACATTCCGGTAGTTTTAGCGATGCCGGAGGCGTACAGAAAGGCCTTGACCTGGTCGATGCGCAGAACAGCGACCTGCTATTATTCACTGGTGACCTTGTCAATAACATGGCTTCTGAGATGGATCCATGGATAGGTGGTTTTACGAAGTTAAAGGCCCCTTATGGCAAGTTTTCCGTATTGGGGAACCATGACTATGGCGATTACATGAGATGGGAAAGTAAGGAGGCGCAGGCGGCAAATCTGGACCGTTTAAAAGCGGTGCATGGGGAGATGGGCTTCAATTTATTATTAAATGAAGCGGTGACGATCAATAAACAAGGGCAGAGCATTTCGCTGATCGGTGTAGAGAATTGGGGGAAAGGTGGTTTTCATAAATATGGAGATCTGAAGAGAGCGACGGTGAATGTGCCGGATCATTCATTCAAGGTCCTGATGTCCCACGACCCTTCTCACTGGGATGAGGTAACGGTAGATCATCATCAGCATGTACACCTTACATTGGCAGGGCATACACATGGAATGCAGTTTGGAATTGAATTATTTGGTTTTAAATGGAGCCCGATAAAGTATGTATATAAGCAATGGGCCGGCCTGTATGAACAGCAGGGGAAATACCTGTATGTAAACAGAGGGTTTGGTTTCCTCGGCTTAAAAGGCAGGATTGGGATGTGGCCTGAAATTGCAGTATTGACATTAAAGAAGGGCTGA
- a CDS encoding Na+/H+ antiporter, whose translation MHTILPFFLAMIAVVVVLEMWATRLKIAYPILLVVAGLLISFIPGLPAVRVDPDLIFFIFLPPLLFEASWGVSFKEMKKWWRIITSFAFLVVFFTALSVAVAANYFLPGFSIALGFLLGGIVSPPDAISTAAITKFVKIPKSTSAILEGESLLNDASSLIIFRFAMITVGTGQFIWQEAATSFLWMIIGGAAVGLILAWAFVKAHRKLPTTPTSDIALTLIEPYLMYWLAEQLHCSGVLAVVCGGLYMSSQRLVFLNSASRISAYSVWDSLVFILNGIVFLIIGLDLPEIVEGLRADGTPLHTAIGYGVLVTGVLIVARIISAYCAMLATIIFRPSVRPRASTRSRTMLLPLMLGWTGMRGVVSLAAALSIPVAFENGTLFPQRNLILFITFVAILLTLVVQGLTLPYFISRSHIFDDIEKEESENTTRQQMKQGLKQHVYQVLKSKYEKELNGHAGMEKLLHIWEERAKANSESLMNETMKKIFIDLLESQRDYLTELNKDPTIDEEIIREQLYQIDLEEERIKII comes from the coding sequence ATGCACACTATCCTTCCTTTTTTTCTCGCTATGATCGCGGTTGTCGTGGTATTAGAAATGTGGGCGACCCGGCTAAAAATCGCATACCCTATACTGCTGGTAGTGGCAGGACTCCTCATCAGTTTTATCCCCGGGTTGCCTGCGGTAAGGGTAGATCCGGACCTGATATTCTTTATTTTTTTACCTCCTTTATTATTCGAAGCATCCTGGGGTGTGTCATTTAAAGAAATGAAAAAGTGGTGGCGTATTATCACCAGCTTTGCCTTCCTTGTCGTATTTTTTACGGCCTTGTCGGTAGCGGTGGCCGCAAATTATTTCCTCCCCGGGTTTTCGATCGCATTAGGGTTTTTATTAGGAGGGATTGTCTCGCCACCGGATGCCATCAGCACGGCGGCGATTACAAAATTTGTAAAGATCCCTAAGTCTACATCGGCAATATTAGAAGGAGAGAGTTTGTTGAATGATGCGTCTTCCCTGATCATATTTCGCTTTGCCATGATAACCGTAGGTACGGGGCAATTTATCTGGCAGGAGGCAGCGACTAGTTTTTTATGGATGATAATCGGTGGTGCCGCAGTCGGTTTAATCTTAGCGTGGGCATTTGTAAAAGCACACAGAAAATTACCTACCACGCCTACATCAGATATCGCGTTGACATTGATAGAACCTTACCTGATGTACTGGCTGGCAGAGCAATTGCATTGTTCCGGTGTATTGGCGGTGGTATGTGGTGGTTTATATATGTCTTCGCAGCGACTTGTATTTTTGAATAGTGCCAGTCGTATATCGGCTTATAGTGTATGGGACAGTCTTGTGTTTATATTGAATGGGATTGTTTTTCTCATCATAGGACTGGACCTGCCCGAGATTGTAGAGGGATTAAGGGCAGATGGTACACCTTTGCATACCGCTATTGGTTATGGTGTACTGGTGACGGGCGTGCTGATAGTAGCACGCATTATTAGTGCGTATTGTGCCATGTTGGCAACGATTATCTTTCGTCCCAGTGTACGTCCCCGGGCAAGCACGCGAAGCCGGACGATGTTGTTGCCATTGATGTTGGGCTGGACGGGTATGAGAGGGGTGGTATCCCTGGCGGCGGCGTTGTCGATACCGGTGGCGTTTGAGAATGGCACATTATTTCCGCAGCGGAACCTGATCCTCTTTATCACCTTTGTAGCTATCTTATTGACACTGGTGGTACAGGGATTGACATTGCCTTACTTCATCAGCCGATCGCATATTTTTGATGATATAGAGAAGGAGGAGTCGGAAAATACGACCAGACAGCAGATGAAACAGGGGTTGAAGCAGCATGTGTACCAGGTGTTGAAGAGTAAGTATGAGAAGGAATTGAATGGGCATGCAGGCATGGAGAAGTTGTTGCATATATGGGAAGAGCGGGCAAAAGCGAATAGTGAGAGCCTGATGAATGAAACGATGAAAAAGATCTTTATAGATTTGTTGGAGAGTCAACGGGATTATTTGACGGAATTGAATAAAGATCCGACGATTGATGAGGAGATCATCAGAGAACAGTTATACCAGATAGATCTGGAGGAGGAACGGATTAAGATCATTTAG
- a CDS encoding nicotinate-nucleotide adenylyltransferase — MKYIQFMLVAIALMLTNILSSSAQTAAPAAGPSVNLQATSYKFIKTVNGKEEAQPVAPLAITSAAYDVKTAVNYYEDEYDSYFISFAIPNGLTLAAYDKNGKLIRTAERYEIELLPTSVTEAIAKKYPGWTIDKDVYLITYIKDRDNESKYRLILENGTKRIKLKANDAGELF; from the coding sequence ATGAAATACATACAATTCATGCTTGTAGCCATCGCTCTGATGCTGACCAATATCCTTTCATCATCTGCTCAAACTGCTGCACCTGCTGCCGGACCATCTGTCAACTTACAGGCAACCAGTTATAAGTTCATCAAAACCGTCAATGGCAAAGAAGAAGCACAGCCCGTGGCACCACTGGCCATCACTTCTGCCGCATACGATGTAAAAACTGCCGTTAATTATTACGAAGATGAGTATGATTCATACTTTATCTCCTTCGCTATACCTAACGGTCTCACACTGGCTGCTTATGACAAAAATGGTAAACTGATCCGCACTGCAGAAAGATATGAAATTGAATTATTGCCTACTTCAGTGACTGAGGCAATTGCAAAAAAATATCCAGGGTGGACAATTGATAAAGATGTATACCTGATCACATACATCAAAGACAGGGACAATGAATCCAAATACAGACTGATACTGGAAAACGGCACCAAAAGAATTAAGTTGAAGGCGAATGATGCCGGAGAGCTTTTCTGA
- a CDS encoding RluA family pseudouridine synthase, with protein sequence MGDKIDYFSDELIKDIALPERFTFPFFYEPHPLSKLAAADLQQYLETHTGLDHNFGLTDDTDGSAIGKMFGVLVVQDPTGRLGYLSAFSGKLANSNDHGKFVPPVFDMLSENSFFLKGLEFITAINTRIDELQADEKYQQLKLDIEQAAITATAEITHLKQQLKANKDNRKQLRTQLKERLNEAEYAVAEADIINQSLADKRQLKYLTDNWLARQAELKNQLDQFESILEPLKNERKERSADLQQQIFEQYSFLNKDGQTKSLQAIFSETPFGKPPAGSGECAMPKLLQFAFANNYTPIAMAEFWWGTSPKSEIRKHKQFYPACTGKCKPILAHMLEGIAIDDNPLLHIKEDSHPLEIVFEDDSFVVVNKPSGLRSVPGVNIEDSVYSRLKHGLLDTEPLIIHRLDMDTSGLLVVAKTQAAHKHIQRQFLQRTVSKRYTALISKVLDQPGGMIDLPLGPDLLNRPRQLVCFETGKKSVTKWEVVKRFPDMTKVNFWPLTGRTHQLRMHSAHESGLNAPIVGDDLYGTASERMYLHAAEIEFIHPATREKMRFAVEEGF encoded by the coding sequence TTGGGAGATAAGATCGATTACTTTTCGGATGAATTAATAAAAGATATAGCCTTACCTGAACGGTTTACCTTTCCTTTTTTCTACGAACCACATCCTTTATCCAAACTAGCCGCTGCCGACCTCCAGCAATACCTGGAAACGCATACCGGGTTGGATCATAACTTCGGACTGACTGACGATACGGATGGATCCGCTATCGGCAAAATGTTCGGCGTGCTGGTTGTACAGGATCCAACCGGCAGACTGGGTTATCTCTCCGCCTTCTCCGGCAAACTCGCCAACTCAAACGACCACGGAAAATTTGTTCCTCCTGTCTTTGATATGCTGTCTGAAAACAGCTTCTTCCTCAAAGGACTGGAATTCATCACCGCCATCAATACCCGGATTGACGAACTGCAGGCAGATGAAAAGTACCAACAGCTGAAACTGGACATAGAGCAGGCAGCCATCACCGCTACAGCCGAAATCACCCATTTAAAGCAGCAATTAAAAGCTAACAAAGACAACCGTAAACAACTCCGGACTCAGCTAAAAGAACGCTTAAATGAGGCCGAATATGCTGTTGCTGAGGCAGATATCATCAATCAGAGCCTGGCGGATAAAAGACAGCTGAAATACCTGACGGACAATTGGTTAGCAAGACAAGCGGAATTAAAAAACCAACTGGACCAGTTCGAGTCCATTCTTGAACCGCTCAAAAATGAACGGAAGGAACGATCCGCCGATCTACAGCAACAGATCTTTGAACAATACAGTTTTCTGAATAAAGACGGTCAGACCAAAAGTCTGCAGGCTATCTTCAGCGAAACACCTTTTGGTAAACCTCCGGCAGGCAGCGGGGAATGCGCTATGCCCAAACTCCTCCAATTTGCTTTTGCTAATAATTACACACCCATAGCAATGGCTGAATTCTGGTGGGGCACCTCTCCAAAATCAGAGATCAGGAAACATAAACAATTCTACCCTGCCTGCACAGGCAAATGCAAGCCCATTCTGGCACATATGCTGGAAGGGATCGCCATCGACGACAATCCGTTATTGCATATAAAAGAAGATAGTCATCCGCTTGAAATCGTATTTGAAGATGATAGTTTTGTGGTAGTGAACAAGCCCTCCGGTCTCCGCTCCGTACCCGGGGTGAATATCGAGGATTCCGTGTATAGTAGATTAAAACACGGCCTACTAGATACAGAGCCGCTGATTATTCATAGATTGGATATGGATACTTCAGGACTACTCGTCGTCGCCAAAACCCAGGCAGCCCACAAGCATATCCAACGGCAATTTTTACAGCGAACAGTCAGCAAACGCTATACTGCATTGATTTCTAAAGTACTTGACCAGCCAGGAGGCATGATCGACCTCCCTTTGGGACCTGATTTATTAAACCGTCCCAGACAGCTGGTCTGCTTCGAAACAGGCAAGAAAAGCGTTACAAAATGGGAAGTAGTCAAAAGATTCCCGGACATGACTAAAGTAAACTTCTGGCCGCTTACGGGTAGAACGCATCAGTTGCGTATGCATTCGGCACATGAGTCAGGACTCAATGCCCCCATTGTAGGAGACGATCTGTACGGCACCGCATCGGAAAGAATGTACCTCCATGCAGCCGAAATAGAATTTATCCACCCTGCCACGAGGGAAAAAATGCGCTTCGCTGTCGAAGAAGGCTTTTAA
- the map gene encoding type I methionyl aminopeptidase, producing the protein MSITKESELFGMQKASEAVAYTLKEMTNYAKPGMSTKELDEYGAKILADFGAKSAPYLTYGFPGWTCISVDNEFCHGIPSEKRILKDGDLINIDVSAELNGFWADNGGSFVIGEDVHQHQKLVDASKDILRKALNTIRGGVKIADIGLLIETEAKKRGYKVIKNLGGHGIGRGLHEEPGELLCYRNKGDKRRFKKNSVVAIETFISTNSSYATELNDGWTMVGERGGFMAQHEHTIVVTDGQPLILTEMNGILN; encoded by the coding sequence ATGTCAATAACAAAAGAATCCGAATTATTCGGCATGCAAAAAGCGAGTGAAGCTGTTGCATACACATTGAAGGAAATGACAAACTATGCCAAACCGGGCATGAGTACAAAAGAGCTGGATGAATATGGGGCGAAGATCCTGGCAGACTTTGGTGCTAAATCAGCGCCTTATTTAACCTATGGATTTCCGGGTTGGACTTGTATTAGTGTGGATAATGAGTTTTGCCATGGTATTCCTTCAGAAAAGAGAATTTTAAAAGATGGTGATTTGATCAATATTGATGTTTCTGCAGAGCTGAATGGTTTTTGGGCGGATAATGGCGGATCATTTGTAATTGGAGAGGATGTGCATCAACATCAGAAATTGGTGGATGCATCGAAAGATATTTTACGGAAGGCGTTGAATACGATCAGAGGTGGTGTGAAAATAGCGGATATTGGTTTGCTGATAGAGACGGAGGCAAAGAAGAGAGGGTATAAAGTGATTAAGAACCTTGGTGGGCATGGGATTGGCAGAGGGTTGCATGAAGAGCCGGGTGAGCTGCTTTGTTATAGAAATAAAGGGGATAAGAGACGATTTAAGAAGAATTCAGTGGTGGCAATTGAAACGTTTATTTCTACCAATTCATCTTATGCGACTGAGTTGAATGATGGGTGGACAATGGTAGGTGAAAGAGGTGGATTTATGGCGCAGCATGAGCATACGATTGTGGTGACCGATGGACAGCCGTTAATATTGACGGAGATGAATGGGATATTGAATTAG
- a CDS encoding class I SAM-dependent methyltransferase: protein MKDKSNGYDNIAELYARHRTTTGSAKVRAWAQSFAKGAVILDLGCGTGIPVTKILLEAGLKVYAVDASAKMVAAFQDNFPDVPVECESVEESQFLNFKYDGIISIGVIFLLEEAAQRSLIAKMAAALHADGKLLFTAPLQKVAWQDVMTAQNSRSLGAEEYKKLLLAAGLSGVEEFEDEGGNHYFSGI, encoded by the coding sequence TTGAAAGATAAATCAAATGGCTATGATAATATAGCCGAATTATATGCCCGGCACAGGACTACCACAGGCTCGGCTAAGGTCCGGGCCTGGGCGCAGTCGTTTGCCAAAGGCGCTGTAATACTTGATTTGGGGTGCGGCACTGGTATTCCGGTTACGAAAATATTGCTGGAAGCAGGATTGAAGGTGTATGCAGTGGATGCATCAGCTAAAATGGTAGCGGCTTTTCAGGATAACTTTCCGGATGTACCTGTAGAATGTGAGTCGGTAGAGGAGTCACAGTTTTTAAATTTTAAGTATGATGGCATTATCTCTATTGGCGTGATATTTTTATTGGAAGAAGCTGCACAACGATCACTCATTGCAAAGATGGCTGCGGCGTTACATGCTGATGGGAAGTTGTTATTTACTGCACCTTTGCAAAAGGTAGCCTGGCAGGATGTAATGACTGCGCAAAACTCAAGGTCTTTAGGTGCAGAAGAATACAAAAAGCTGCTGTTGGCAGCCGGCTTATCCGGTGTGGAAGAGTTTGAGGATGAGGGCGGAAATCATTATTTTAGTGGTATATGA
- a CDS encoding Crp/Fnr family transcriptional regulator: MEQLINYLLHFGHLNQQQIEMITSKAVIKTTKKDEYYHEAGRIPREIIFLLDGIMRVCYYNNKGDEITKYFLDENNFIADVNSYNQGIPSTEYVQAITDCEYVALSKAAMEELSMTIISWDAIIAKITAKGLAEKVNRISPMMAEDATERYLMFLRNFPTMANRIPLSYLASYLGITQSSLSRIRRNIR, translated from the coding sequence ATGGAACAACTGATCAATTACCTATTACATTTCGGTCATCTCAATCAACAGCAGATTGAGATGATTACAAGCAAAGCTGTGATAAAAACAACCAAAAAAGATGAATATTATCACGAAGCAGGGAGAATACCCCGTGAAATCATCTTCCTGCTGGACGGAATTATGCGGGTTTGCTACTACAACAACAAAGGCGATGAGATCACTAAATACTTCCTTGACGAAAATAACTTTATCGCCGATGTAAACAGTTATAACCAGGGTATTCCTTCTACTGAGTATGTACAGGCCATCACCGATTGTGAATATGTGGCGCTATCCAAAGCTGCCATGGAAGAATTGTCTATGACCATCATCAGCTGGGATGCGATCATTGCCAAAATAACAGCAAAAGGACTGGCGGAAAAAGTAAACAGGATCAGTCCGATGATGGCAGAAGATGCCACCGAACGCTACCTGATGTTTTTGAGAAACTTTCCTACAATGGCCAATAGAATACCACTATCCTATTTAGCCTCTTATTTAGGTATAACTCAATCATCACTTAGCAGGATAAGAAGAAATATCCGCTAG